The Halorhodospira halophila genome includes a region encoding these proteins:
- a CDS encoding lysophospholipid acyltransferase family protein: MRPIRQLLIVPAATLHLISGGLALGGLALRSRWFGQQGFQHWSQAALRLLGVRLRVHGQVAPGAFLVPNHYSWVDILALQAITPATFLSKEEVREWPVIGPVAARLGTVFIGPRHGGADQAAEALRGRLADGESVVVFPEGRLNRSDGILPFISRLFRIPQEAGAVVQPVAVTYRPRNPQGGLGALVPEQSFLSSIAWLAGRGVEAEVHLLEPIPVEGRSRRELAGDAEQAVAQALSLTRVRPPRSAAGGGSD; the protein is encoded by the coding sequence ATGCGCCCGATTCGTCAGCTACTGATTGTGCCCGCGGCAACCCTGCACCTGATCTCCGGCGGTCTGGCCTTGGGTGGACTCGCACTGCGCTCCCGATGGTTCGGGCAGCAGGGGTTCCAGCACTGGTCGCAGGCTGCGCTGCGGCTGCTGGGCGTACGTCTGCGAGTGCACGGGCAGGTGGCCCCGGGGGCCTTCCTTGTGCCCAACCACTACTCCTGGGTCGATATCCTGGCCCTGCAGGCGATCACTCCAGCGACCTTCCTCAGCAAGGAGGAGGTACGCGAGTGGCCCGTCATCGGCCCAGTAGCCGCCCGACTCGGCACGGTCTTTATCGGCCCCCGCCATGGCGGGGCCGACCAGGCTGCCGAGGCCCTGCGGGGGAGGCTGGCCGATGGCGAGAGCGTCGTGGTCTTCCCGGAGGGGCGGCTCAACCGCAGCGACGGCATCCTGCCATTCATCTCCCGGCTGTTTCGCATCCCCCAGGAGGCGGGGGCCGTGGTTCAGCCTGTGGCCGTAACCTATCGCCCCCGCAATCCCCAGGGTGGCCTCGGCGCGCTGGTTCCCGAGCAAAGCTTCCTGAGCAGCATCGCCTGGCTCGCCGGCCGTGGGGTCGAAGCGGAGGTCCATCTGCTCGAGCCGATCCCCGTAGAGGGGCGCTCGCGGCGAGAGCTGGCCGGCGATGCGGAGCAGGCCGTGGCGCAGGCCCTCAGTCTGACCCGGGTCCGACCACCGCGGTCGGCCGCGGGCGGTGGTTCCGACTGA